From a single Agrobacterium tumefaciens genomic region:
- a CDS encoding NfeD family protein, protein MAQLITIILLVVGSIILYRRFVRDAQKLSAKSKQREKERETGAIGTLIKDPETGEYRVKREDDA, encoded by the coding sequence ATGGCGCAGCTGATTACAATCATCCTTCTGGTGGTGGGATCCATCATCCTTTACCGCCGCTTTGTGCGCGATGCGCAAAAGCTGTCTGCAAAATCGAAACAGCGCGAAAAGGAACGCGAAACCGGTGCCATCGGCACGCTGATCAAGGACCCGGAGACCGGCGAATATCGCGTCAAGCGCGAGGATGATGCGTAA
- a CDS encoding DUF2007 domain-containing protein — protein sequence MRELIRTNDAVLLSFAESLMKDAGIHCLVADQAMSILEGSLGLLPRRFLVEEERADEGRRILIDAGLGDELRGEEA from the coding sequence ATGCGTGAATTGATCCGTACCAACGATGCCGTGCTGCTCTCCTTCGCTGAAAGCCTGATGAAGGACGCCGGCATCCACTGCCTTGTTGCCGATCAGGCGATGAGCATTCTGGAAGGTTCGCTCGGCCTTTTGCCCCGAAGGTTCCTTGTGGAAGAGGAGCGTGCCGATGAGGGGCGGCGCATCCTCATCGATGCCGGGCTGGGCGACGAGTTGCGGGGCGAAGAGGCTTAA
- a CDS encoding polyprenyl synthetase family protein, producing the protein MGVVIPLEESKNKLASVKPLVDLTRPDMEQVNQLILSKAGSDVQMIPEVANHLISSGGKRLRPMLTLASASMFGYEGDHHIKLATSVEFMHTATLLHDDVVDESDLRRGKSTARTIWGNQASVLVGDFLLGQAFRMMVDVGSLDALDVLSTAASVIAEGEVLQLSVAKNMETTEDDYLQVIRAKTAALFAAAAEVGPIVAKTDKATRSALKSYGMNLGLAFQLVDDVLDYGGKSADLGKNTGDDFREGKITLPVILSYRRGTQDERAFWRNAIEKGESSDENLEKALGLITKYNGLGDTIGRATHYGTIARDALAPLPQSPWKNALLEVIDFCIERLN; encoded by the coding sequence TTGGGCGTCGTCATACCGCTTGAAGAAAGCAAAAACAAACTCGCATCCGTCAAGCCGCTTGTCGACCTGACCCGCCCCGACATGGAACAGGTGAACCAGCTTATCCTCTCCAAGGCCGGTTCCGATGTCCAGATGATACCCGAGGTGGCCAACCATCTGATCTCATCCGGCGGCAAGCGCCTGCGGCCGATGCTGACGCTCGCTTCGGCCTCGATGTTCGGTTACGAGGGCGACCACCACATCAAGCTCGCCACCAGCGTGGAATTCATGCACACCGCGACGCTTCTGCATGACGACGTGGTGGATGAAAGCGACCTGCGCCGCGGCAAATCCACCGCCCGCACCATCTGGGGCAACCAGGCGAGCGTTCTCGTCGGCGACTTCCTGCTCGGCCAGGCCTTCCGCATGATGGTGGATGTCGGCTCTCTCGATGCGCTCGACGTGCTGTCCACCGCCGCTTCTGTTATCGCCGAGGGCGAGGTGCTGCAGCTTTCGGTCGCCAAGAACATGGAAACCACCGAAGACGATTATCTGCAGGTGATTCGCGCCAAGACCGCGGCCCTGTTTGCGGCTGCGGCGGAAGTCGGCCCGATCGTTGCGAAGACCGACAAGGCCACCCGTAGCGCGCTGAAATCCTACGGCATGAATCTCGGCCTTGCCTTCCAGCTCGTCGACGATGTGCTGGATTACGGCGGCAAGTCCGCCGATCTCGGCAAGAATACCGGCGACGATTTCCGCGAAGGCAAGATTACGCTGCCGGTCATCCTTTCCTATCGTCGCGGCACGCAGGACGAGCGCGCCTTCTGGCGTAACGCCATTGAAAAGGGCGAAAGCAGCGACGAGAACCTCGAAAAGGCGCTGGGCCTGATTACCAAATATAATGGTCTTGGCGATACGATCGGCCGCGCCACACATTATGGCACCATTGCCCGCGATGCGCTGGCCCCGCTGCCGCAGAGCCCGTGGAAAAATGCGCTTCTGGAAGTGATCGACTTCTGCATCGAGCGTCTGAACTGA
- a CDS encoding S49 family peptidase, protein MGFLKYLVPKRFRKKELVIPVVRMHGAIMAGGSQFRPALNLASYAPLLEKAFAIKDAPAVAISLNSPGGSPVQARMIYNRIRQLAEENEKKVLIFVEDVAASGGYMIALAGDEIIADPTSIVGSIGVVSGGFGFPEMLRKIGVERRVYTAGENKVILDPFQPEKEGDIDYLKSLQVEIHNVFIDMVKMRRGAKLVDDETIFSGLFWTGMRGLDIGLIDGLGDMREVLRRRYGEKVKLQLVSGGRTLFGKKVPGVNAALGLNGERLAAGAVSGLAEVAEEKALWSRFGL, encoded by the coding sequence GTGGGTTTTTTGAAGTATCTGGTACCGAAACGCTTTCGCAAAAAAGAACTCGTCATCCCTGTCGTGCGCATGCATGGTGCGATCATGGCGGGCGGCAGCCAGTTTCGCCCCGCGCTTAATCTAGCCTCCTATGCGCCGCTGCTTGAAAAGGCCTTCGCCATCAAGGACGCGCCGGCCGTCGCCATCTCGCTCAACTCTCCCGGCGGCTCTCCGGTGCAGGCGCGGATGATCTATAATCGCATCCGCCAGCTTGCCGAGGAAAACGAAAAGAAAGTCCTGATCTTCGTTGAGGATGTGGCGGCCTCCGGCGGCTACATGATCGCGCTTGCCGGTGATGAGATCATTGCCGACCCCACCTCCATCGTCGGCTCGATCGGCGTCGTCTCCGGCGGTTTCGGTTTCCCCGAAATGCTGCGGAAGATCGGCGTGGAGCGTCGCGTCTACACGGCCGGCGAAAACAAGGTCATCCTCGATCCCTTCCAGCCGGAAAAGGAAGGCGATATCGACTACCTGAAGTCGCTTCAGGTCGAAATCCACAATGTTTTCATCGATATGGTGAAGATGCGCCGCGGCGCGAAACTGGTGGACGATGAGACGATCTTCTCCGGTCTGTTCTGGACCGGCATGCGCGGTCTCGATATTGGCCTGATCGACGGGCTGGGCGATATGCGCGAGGTGTTGCGCCGTCGTTACGGCGAAAAGGTCAAGCTCCAGCTCGTCAGCGGCGGGCGCACCCTGTTCGGCAAAAAAGTGCCGGGCGTGAATGCGGCACTCGGGCTGAATGGCGAAAGGCTCGCTGCAGGGGCAGTCTCGGGACTTGCGGAGGTTGCCGAAGAAAAGGCATTGTGGTCGCGTTTCGGTCTTTGA
- a CDS encoding acyltransferase family protein: MQKVHSIQFLRAVAALAVMFFHIAGTPFTIGAAGVDVFFVISGFVMGLVADKSPPGKFLRHRLFRIVPLYWAITFVMCLGALAGVFSTFTFTMEHLWKSLLFVPYVNAAGQVTPLVLVGWTLNMEIFFYLVFALGLALRAPISVTVVILSAMVAVGQMADWQSPFMQIWASPLLLEFLAGLILSRIAFAGMRSGIAALALSFVGFVFAAGIGEQFGLLRILSWGLPAFLLVAGCVWIERAGGWPESWLKPFEIVGDASYALYLLHGLVISIVLKVIAPGFAASIVIVVVALAVSIAAHILFEKPVIRLFRKFADRGVASSRAEAAG, encoded by the coding sequence TTGCAGAAAGTTCATTCCATTCAGTTTTTGCGAGCAGTCGCAGCGCTGGCCGTCATGTTTTTCCACATTGCCGGCACGCCTTTCACGATCGGCGCAGCCGGAGTGGATGTTTTCTTCGTCATATCGGGATTTGTCATGGGGCTGGTCGCTGACAAGTCGCCGCCCGGCAAGTTCCTGCGCCATCGTCTCTTCCGTATCGTGCCGCTTTACTGGGCCATCACATTCGTCATGTGCCTTGGCGCACTGGCCGGGGTGTTTTCCACCTTCACCTTCACAATGGAACATCTCTGGAAATCACTGCTCTTTGTCCCCTATGTCAACGCTGCGGGCCAAGTGACGCCGCTGGTGCTGGTGGGCTGGACGCTGAATATGGAGATATTCTTCTATCTCGTTTTCGCGCTGGGTCTTGCATTGCGTGCGCCGATCTCCGTAACCGTCGTCATCCTGTCGGCAATGGTGGCCGTGGGGCAAATGGCGGACTGGCAATCGCCGTTCATGCAGATTTGGGCATCGCCCCTGCTGCTGGAATTCCTCGCCGGGCTTATCCTGTCCCGGATTGCCTTTGCGGGCATGCGCAGTGGCATCGCCGCTCTGGCCCTGTCTTTTGTCGGTTTTGTTTTCGCGGCCGGTATCGGTGAGCAATTTGGCCTTTTGCGCATACTGAGCTGGGGTTTGCCTGCCTTTCTGCTCGTTGCGGGTTGTGTCTGGATCGAAAGAGCCGGTGGCTGGCCGGAATCGTGGCTGAAGCCTTTCGAAATTGTTGGCGACGCCTCCTATGCGCTTTATCTCCTGCATGGTCTGGTCATTTCGATAGTCCTGAAGGTCATTGCGCCGGGCTTTGCGGCGAGCATCGTGATCGTTGTTGTTGCACTGGCTGTGTCTATTGCGGCGCATATTCTGTTCGAAAAGCCCGTCATCAGGCTTTTCAGAAAGTTCGCCGATCGCGGTGTCGCAAGTTCACGCGCAGAAGCTGCGGGCTGA
- a CDS encoding tRNA1(Val) (adenine(37)-N6)-methyltransferase: MGDDISETIDAFHRGRFHILQPKGRGHRAGMDAMLLASLVADDRPCRIADLGAGAGAAGFAVAARLETAEVTLYERSPEMADFARRSLLLPENAGFSARLSVREADVTLRAKARIEAGLPDDYFHHVIMNPPYNDAGDRRTPDALKAEAHAMTQGLFEDWIRTAGAIMVSGGQLSLIARPQSVADIIAACGSRFGGMEITLIHPRPGEDAVRMLVTAIKGSRARLSFRAPLIMHATDSHAFTPFVDDLNNGRIAYRRNVKAIKPGL, translated from the coding sequence GTGGGCGACGATATTTCCGAAACGATTGACGCCTTTCACCGGGGCCGGTTTCACATCCTTCAGCCGAAGGGCAGGGGGCACCGCGCCGGCATGGACGCCATGCTTCTGGCCTCGCTGGTGGCCGATGACCGCCCCTGCCGGATTGCCGATCTCGGTGCGGGCGCAGGTGCGGCGGGTTTTGCGGTTGCCGCCCGGCTGGAGACGGCCGAGGTAACGCTCTACGAACGTTCGCCGGAAATGGCGGATTTTGCCCGCCGCAGCCTGCTATTGCCGGAAAATGCTGGCTTTTCCGCTCGGCTAAGCGTGCGCGAGGCCGACGTGACGCTGCGGGCGAAAGCGCGTATCGAGGCGGGCTTGCCCGATGACTATTTCCATCACGTCATCATGAACCCGCCCTATAATGATGCGGGTGATCGCCGCACGCCGGATGCCCTGAAGGCCGAAGCCCACGCCATGACGCAGGGCCTGTTCGAGGACTGGATCAGAACCGCAGGTGCGATCATGGTTTCGGGCGGGCAGTTGTCGCTGATTGCACGGCCACAATCGGTGGCGGACATCATTGCCGCCTGCGGCAGCCGCTTCGGCGGCATGGAGATTACCCTCATTCATCCACGTCCCGGCGAAGACGCGGTGCGCATGCTGGTTACCGCCATAAAGGGCTCGCGGGCGAGGCTGTCTTTTCGGGCCCCGCTCATCATGCATGCGACTGACAGCCACGCCTTTACCCCCTTCGTAGACGACCTGAACAATGGCCGTATCGCCTATCGCCGCAATGTAAAGGCAATCAAACCCGGCTTATAA